The stretch of DNA CCACCGAGGTGCGCTTCTGGCCGTCATTGCCCTCGAACTCACGGACCCGCAGCTGACCTTCGGCGAATACCTTGTTGCCCTTGCGGAACTGCTCGGCGGCGCGCTCAGCAGCCTGGTCCCACAGCTCGACGCGGAACCACTGCGTCTCCTCCTGCCATTCCCCGTCCTGGCCGCGATGTCGGTTGTTGACGGCCACCCGGAGGTTGGTCACCGCCTTGCCGCCCGGCGTGTAGCGCAGCTCGGGGTCGGCTCCCAGGTTACCGATGATCATCATCTTATTGAGCGTCATTTCGCCACCTCCTCTGGCGCGTTCACGTCCACTTCCTCGGCGTCCAGCTCGAGCTCATGCACATCCGGTGGCGGCCCCACGTTATCCCCGTCGACCTCGGCCGAGACGCCTTCGTCAGCGCCTCCCGCGGCACTCTTGCGGGGCTCGAGGACGACGACCAGGTGGCGGAGGATCTCCTCGCTGATGAGCAGGCCGCGCTCGATCTCCCGTACCGCGGCCGGCTCGATGTCGAAATGAATGAGGAAATACGAGGCGTCCCGGTGGTGCTGAATGGGATAGGCGAGGCGCCGCTTGCCCCACGGCGAGATCTTGCTCAAGCCGCCACCGGCGTTCACGATGGCGCGCGTCACGCGCTCGACGGCCGCCTGAAGCTGGTCGTCCTCCAGGTCGGGCCGGAACAGGAGCATGAGTTCGTATCGGCGCACCGGCCGGATCTCCTCTCTCTGGGTTTGCGGCACTCGCCCGGGGCGGTGCGGCAGAAAGGGTCTAGAAACACGCCGACCTCCGAAAACGGAGGCGCCGGATCAGTATAGCCCAGCCCAGCGGTCCCACGCTGGCGTCCGAGTCGGTCCGCGTCTATCCTGATGCCCCTTTTTGCCAGTGAGGCTCCTGTGTCGCGTCGCCCCGTCATCCTGATCTGCGCCCCGGACGAAGAACTCCGAGCCGCTCTGCGCGCCGCTCTGAGCGCCTCGGACCAGGAGGTTCGGGAGGTCACAACCCCGACCGAGGCGGTCGCGGTCCTGGGTGGCGGTGGCGTGGACCTCGTGATCGCCGAGGGCCTGATCGCGTCGGGGGCGATTGGCTCGCTCCGCGCGGCGCGTCGGGATGAGAGTGTCCCGATCCTCGTCGTCGCGCCGCCGGGGGACGTGGAGGCGCGCATCGCCTTCCTGGAGGCGGGAGCGGACGACGTCATCGAGACCGGCTTCGCGCGCCGCGAGCTGGACTCACGGGTCCGCGCCATGTTGATCCGGGCCGGCGCGGTGGCTCCCGACCCCACGACCCCGGGCACCGGGCAGCTGATCGCGTTCTTCTCGCCCAAGGGCGGCGTGGGGACGACCGCGCTTGCCGTCAACTGTGCGGCCCTGCTGCCCAGCGGCGGTTCCGGAGAGGTCCCCGGCGCACGCGTGGTTCTCGTCGACCTCGACCTCCAATTCGGCCAGGTGGCCACCCACCTCAACCTCACCCCCAAGCTCGACTTCGCCCGCCTTGCCGACGATGACGACGCCCGAACGGATCCCGAAGCGCTGGCCGGCTACCTCACGCCGCACGGCTCGGGACTCATGGTCCTCGCGTCGCCCACCAGCCCCGACAGCGCGGCCCGGATCAGCGTCGAGGCGGTCGAGCAGGTCATCGGTACCCTCCGCTCGGTGTTCGACTTCGTGGTCGTGGACTGCGGCACCCGGCTCGATCCCCGCACCATCTGGGTTCTCGAGCAGGCCCAGGCCAATGTCTTCGTCGTGTTCCCCGAGCTTGGCGCCCTGCGGGCGATGAACGACCTCATCCACTTCCTGGGTGAAGCGGCCATCCTCCAGGGTCGGACCCATTTCGTGGTCAACCACGTCGCGGCGCGCGAGCTGCTGAAGACTCGGGATGTCGAGAACCTGCTGCGTTCGCGGCCGACCGCTGAGATCCCTTTCGCCGACGTTGACATGAGCCGGTCGGTGAACGAGGGCACTCCCATCGTCCTGTCCAAGCCCAGCTCGCCGGTGGGGCTCGCCATTCAGCGCCTGACTGCAGCATTGGTGGGGGCCGAGCTGCGCTCCACCTCCAAGCCCAGCAAGGAGCGGCGCCCGCTCTTCAGCCGCGGCTAGCGGCCGCCGGGGCTACCTGGCGGCTTCTTCGGGGTGTAGTGTCCTTCGGGATGGCGCCTTCAGCGCCGGGTCTCCAAGCTCAATGAACGGGAGGTCGAGAGATGCGCGGTGGCGTAGGAATCATCGGCGTGATCATCATCGTTCTGGTGATCCTCTGGCTGGTCGGCGTCATCAAGCTATGAGGAGCGCCGCGTAGCGTTTGTCGCCGCCACCGCGTCCTAATCGGCCGGCCGCAAATCAATAGCCCGAAGGGGCCTAATCACTAGATGCCCCGGCCCATGCAAAACACACGCCGGATCACGGTCAACGCGAAGGGATAGTTCAGGAGTTTTCGGCCGCCCTCGGCAAAGGCCTGAAGGCCGAGAATTCCCGTCTCGACTTTCTCCACCTGAACCTCGGTCACACGCACACCACGCGGGTCGCGGGATTGCTCGGCGAGCGCGGATGGGAGCTAGTGTCGCATGCGCTCCTGACGGGCAGGCACGAGTACTGGGCGTTCAAGAGGGAGATCGGCGCCGCCTGACTACCAGAGTCGGCTTCCAACGCCCACCCGGGCTACCGCGGTTCGCCGGACGTCGAATCGCGGGAGGTTCGCCGGGGCGAGGTTTGCGGGACGTGGTATGGATGCCCGGCTACCGCGGGTCCCGAGAGGTCGGATGACAGGGAAGTCCGCCGGGGCGAACCCCGTGGGCCCAGGTCGAGTGGGACCATCGTGTCGCTGGCCTCGGGATGGCACGACCGGGTAGTCTGCTTGCGATGGGAAAGATCCCGATCCGCCGCTCCCTCGTCGTCTCCCTCGTCCTGACCAGCAACCTGGTCCTCGCGGCACCGGCGGCCGCCGCGACCGTCCCCACGGGCTTTACCGACACCATCGTCGCGAGCGGGATGCCGAACCCAACAGCCATGGCGTTCGCGCCCGATGGCCGGCTGTTCGTCGCGCAGCAGGGCGGTGCCCTGCGGGTGATCAAGAACGGGTCGCTGCTCGCGACGCCGTTCCTGACCGCGACGGTCAGCTCGTCAGGCGAGCGCGGGCTGCTGGGCGTCGCCTTCGATCCCGACTTCCCTATCAACCAGTACGTGTACGTCTATTACACGGCGACGACCCCGGCCATCCACAACCGGGTCAGCCGGTTCACCGCCAACGGTGACGTCGCGGTGCCGGGGAGCGAGATTGTAATCCTCGATCTCCCCAACCTCTCGGCGACGAATCACAACGGAGGTGCGATCCATTTCGGGCCCGACGGCAAGCTCTACGTCGCCGTCGGCGAGAATGCCGTTTCGTCCAACTCCCAAACCCTGGCCAATACCCTCGGAAAGCTGCTCCGGATCAACCGCGACGGCTCGATCCCGACCGACAACCCGTTCTACGGCTCGACCAGCGGCGTCAACCGGTCGATCTGGGCGATAGGCCTTCGGAATCCGTTCACATTCGCGTTCCAGTCGAGCACGGGTCGGTTGTTCATCAACGACGTCGGGGCGGGCACGTGGGAGGAGATCAACGACGGAATCGCGGGCTCGAACTACGGCTGGCCGGCGTCTGAAGGTCCAACGAGCACGCCGGGGCAGCGCGGGCCCGTCTTCGCTTATGGCCATGGCAATGGCCCGGTTGACGGGTGCGCGATCGCCGGCGGCGCCTTCTACAACCCCGTCGCCGTCCAGTTCCCGGCGTCCTTCGTCGGGAGCTACTTCTTCGCCGACTTGTGCGCCAACTCGATCTATCGGATCGACCCGGCCAACGGCTATGCGATCAGCACCTTCGCGACGGGGATCGACTCGCCGGTCGACCTGCAGGTCGGACCTGACGGCAACCTCTATTACCTCGCCCGCGGAAGTGGAGGCGTCGTGGGCCGGATCGCCTACCCGACCAGCCCGCCGCCGCCGACAGAGACCACG from Chloroflexota bacterium encodes:
- the ssb gene encoding single-stranded DNA-binding protein, which encodes MTLNKMMIIGNLGADPELRYTPGGKAVTNLRVAVNNRHRGQDGEWQEETQWFRVELWDQAAERAAEQFRKGNKVFAEGQLRVREFEGNDGQKRTSVEIRFARVVSLERRDPGEAFGIGEAASDAPPAAVPRGAPAAAGEGAASESVDLDDIPF
- the rpsF gene encoding 30S ribosomal protein S6, with amino-acid sequence MRRYELMLLFRPDLEDDQLQAAVERVTRAIVNAGGGLSKISPWGKRRLAYPIQHHRDASYFLIHFDIEPAAVREIERGLLISEEILRHLVVVLEPRKSAAGGADEGVSAEVDGDNVGPPPDVHELELDAEEVDVNAPEEVAK
- a CDS encoding AAA family ATPase, producing MSRRPVILICAPDEELRAALRAALSASDQEVREVTTPTEAVAVLGGGGVDLVIAEGLIASGAIGSLRAARRDESVPILVVAPPGDVEARIAFLEAGADDVIETGFARRELDSRVRAMLIRAGAVAPDPTTPGTGQLIAFFSPKGGVGTTALAVNCAALLPSGGSGEVPGARVVLVDLDLQFGQVATHLNLTPKLDFARLADDDDARTDPEALAGYLTPHGSGLMVLASPTSPDSAARISVEAVEQVIGTLRSVFDFVVVDCGTRLDPRTIWVLEQAQANVFVVFPELGALRAMNDLIHFLGEAAILQGRTHFVVNHVAARELLKTRDVENLLRSRPTAEIPFADVDMSRSVNEGTPIVLSKPSSPVGLAIQRLTAALVGAELRSTSKPSKERRPLFSRG
- a CDS encoding PQQ-dependent sugar dehydrogenase; its protein translation is MGKIPIRRSLVVSLVLTSNLVLAAPAAAATVPTGFTDTIVASGMPNPTAMAFAPDGRLFVAQQGGALRVIKNGSLLATPFLTATVSSSGERGLLGVAFDPDFPINQYVYVYYTATTPAIHNRVSRFTANGDVAVPGSEIVILDLPNLSATNHNGGAIHFGPDGKLYVAVGENAVSSNSQTLANTLGKLLRINRDGSIPTDNPFYGSTSGVNRSIWAIGLRNPFTFAFQSSTGRLFINDVGAGTWEEINDGIAGSNYGWPASEGPTSTPGQRGPVFAYGHGNGPVDGCAIAGGAFYNPVAVQFPASFVGSYFFADLCANSIYRIDPANGYAISTFATGIDSPVDLQVGPDGNLYYLARGSGGVVGRIAYPTSPPPPTETTFVAVSPVRVLDSRFGTGLSGAFAAGVPRSWQVAGVDGLPADAVAVTGNVTVTGQTGAGWVTVSPTPSINASPSTVNVPVGDTRANNVTIALGPGGSLSAVYAAAPGRTSQLIFDVTGYFLASNAGATYRPLAPVRSLDTRFGNGLSGTFATAVPRTWQVAGRNGIPAGAVAITGNVTVTGQTSGGWVTVTPDPVGSPATSTLNFPAADTRANGLTVALGSGGTLSAVYHGSSGASTHLVFDVTGYYLADLAGARFVPLVPGRVLDSRFITGLAGPFVSGTPRVLTVVPGGAVPTTAAAITGNLTVVNARSAGWVALTEQPTASPGSTSTLNFPAADTRANGITAPLSPAGTVALIYVGTSGTTTDLILDVTGYFH